In the Ictidomys tridecemlineatus isolate mIctTri1 chromosome 10, mIctTri1.hap1, whole genome shotgun sequence genome, ctcagcctccgagccacTCGGATTACAGACATGGGCACACGCCCATGGATCCtatgcctcagcctccggggccactgggattacaggccacacGCCCATGGATcctgtgcctcagcctccggggccactgggattacaggccacacGCCcatggatcctcctgcctcagcctccggggccactgggattacaggccacacGCCCATGGATcctgtgcctcagcctccggggccactgggattacaggccacacGCCcatggatcctcctgcctcagcctctggggccactgggattacaggccacacACCCATGGATcctgtgcctcagcctccggggccactgggattacaggccgcACGCCCAGCCCTCCACTCAGGGAGCTCTTGAAGCCGCTCACTCTCTGGCAGGCCCCGGCCTGGACCTCGAGGTCACGCACCAGCCTTCCAGGTGACCGCGGGGTAGGATAGGAAAAGACAGGCTCTTTTTCTTCCAGGGCTTTAAGAATCTGGACtactattttattgaatttttacaaCTCTATTTCAGACTCCTTTTGGACTCAGGCAGTGCTGCGACGCCATTGTGGAAGGAGGAGACCTAACGTAGATTTTGCACTCTTGCCCACTGTGCTTTGGGTCCTAAGGTGGAAATGGTGCTGACTAGCAAGGCTAATCATCTGACGCTTTGAGACATGATTTACATCCGCCATTCCCCAAAGGCCTCCCTTCTTTCTATTCATGATCTACGTTTTGCTCAGAATGGCATCAAGGGAGTGAGAAAATTACCTGTAATTCTTGTTGTCTGAGCCGAGACTGTCACAACAGATCACTGTTCTGGGAATGCAGGCACTAGAGCAAGCTGGGAGCGGGCTCCTAACTCTTCCTCCCCCGTCGTCTCCCCTCCATTCCACTCTGGCCAGTCTCCTGGTCACCATCAAGTGGTGCCTCCCTGCTGCCAGCCCCAGGGCAGTGGGAGGGGCCTCACCAGACACCTGAAgaacccaccccccaccccagggagctTCAGGCAGCACCAGCAGGAGGTGGGACCCAGCGCAGCACCCCCAAAGGCACCCCATCAAAGGACTCTCCTGAAACGCAAGTCCAAGTGCAGCTCTTGGCTCCAGACCCCCATTCATCAAGGCAGGCCCCACTGGGACCTTGTAATCAGCAGCAGTCATGCCTCTCTCCGTGTGAGGCCATCTGTGACCATGATCCTGCAGGAAAGACCTCAGCAGGACGCTAAAGAGGGACCGACCAGGCTTGTGATTTCACTAATGGGGGTGATGTTTCTCCCTCTCTTAAAAAGGTGCGGGTGAATGCTAACCATACCTGTTTCTTCAGCCTCTCTTAAAGGCCACCTGATTGGGTTATTTACATGTCATTTTGCAGACTATTGGAAATACATACAGATGGGCCTGTGGTCTGGGAGGCAGCCCCTTCCCATTCTAGTGTACCCAGTCCTGGGCCAAGTGCAGAACAAGTACACTCTGAGAGACGAGAGGCCATGGTGAAACCTGCCTGCCTCGGGCAAGGTGGGCACAACCCCCGGAGCAGAGTGGAGCCTGGAGAGGTGGACACAGCTCACACCAGCATACCTGGGAGCAAGAGTGCCCGCAGGCCGCAGGCCCCCTGCCGCTCGCCCCACTCCCCAACCCAGTTCACCTCTTTTCAGTTCAGACTTTTGAAGACTGGCTTTTCAGATCATTGACTGAGCATGTCTTTTAATGGGATGATGGACAAACACACACAACacttaaatatcaaaatattcccatttaaagaaacttttaaatcTCTGGGTTTAATGTAATTTATCCGTAGCACTATTTCCTATCATGTGCACGAACTCCAATTCTTTCTCGGGCCCATCTCACTTCCCCTATTAAACTGCATGGCCCCAGTGGACGGAGACCACGTCTGACACAGGACTTAAGCCCCGATAAAACCTAGGGAGGAAGCTAGCATCCAGGCCCTTCCTCTGCAGGACGCAGTCTTCAGGGGGAATGGAAAGGAGGTGAGAAAAGAGCCTGGCATTGAGAAGAGCTGGCTCTGCCTTGTTCATCCACCCTACACCTTGTTACACACCCAGAGACAGCCGCCTCCTGTCTGATGGGTGACTCCTGCCGCCCCACAGAGAACACGCCGGCCCCCGTGTGGCTCCAGCCATTCCACCACCTGCTAGGTTCTTTCCACAGCCCTCtacctttgcattttttatttcccgTCTTTAGTTTTGTGGTCTTTGAAATTGTAGGCATCCAGTTTTAGTAACTCTTtcccactgctctcctcaactGTCACCAAAATCTCACATGGTCCCTGGCTTTACAAAGCCACACGTTGGGTCTCTGCAGCTGGTGCTATGGGGCTCTTTGGTGGTGAGAAACCTGGCACAGTGCTCAGTTATAAAGCCATAACGGCCACTGCGATCAGCTGTCCAGTGCTCTGCAGAATGGCCTGAGCCAGGGAGATCCAGGGCTGGCAGCATTTTCCAACTGAACTGGGGCCCAAACAGACCAGACCTAGGCTTTCTGAGGCCAGGGACATTGTCAAGTCTGAAACTCAGCACCAGGGTTATGGCTTGTGTCTTCCAGCCCTTGGAAGGGCCAGCACTGGGCTGAACTGTCCTCATGGTTCCTCTAGGACAGGCCAGAGAGACCTGAAGTCCTTGGGTAGGCCAGTTCTCCTCTGTGCAGTGATCCAGCTCATCCCTCTGATCCTCCCCAGCTGCTTCTTTGTAACACGGTAGATGAAGGGCCTTTTGGAAATGTCATGAAGGACAGAAACGAGAATGGCACTCTGTGGTCTTGGCAGGTGGCTCAGGAGAAGACCCAGGAGGTGCTGAGCAAGCTTCTTCAGAGGTTGTCCACGGACCCACGGACAGGGAATGGACCACTGCTGGGTTCAGAGACAACCAGGACGAGCCTCCTCTGGTGACTCAACCCAGCCACATGTTCCATCACGACAGCACAGGGTGAAAGGCTGTGATAAAAAGGAAGTGGAGGCCGAGAGACACCTAAAGTGGGTGGAGGAATAGAATCAGGGCAGAACATGCCAATGAGAAGAGTCAGTTTTGTctttgaagaaaaaggaacacagaGGGTGCACCAACTTCTCCTGCCTTGAGAAAGGATCAGTAGCTGGCCCTGCTCAGCTAGGCCATTCTTCCAAGGTTTTGGCTGGACTCTCACATCTGCAATCAGCGAAGGGCAGACAAGCTGTCACACAGGGGGACGGGGTAACGAGGCCCTTTTCTCTCATCATGCAGCAGGAGAGACCAGGCTCCTTCTCTTGGTGGTGGCTGCAAGGTTCCCAAGAGCAGCAAGCGAGGACAAACTGAATGCACAAGAACCTTTCAAGTCTCTGCTTATGTGACATTTGCTACTGGGCCATGGTCAGATCAAACCACCTGGCCAACTCCAAATTCAGGGGTGCCACTTCTTAGTGAGAAGGGAAAAGTTCTTGGCTATTTTTGCAATCTACAAATTACAAAATCCAAAAGGTTCTTGCTTTGGGATTTAGGCAAGAGTAGGAACGGGAAGGGCTCCTTTCCGAGAAGACAAAACCGTCATCTACCAAGGCATCCTTGCCAGCAGCCCAGTGATGCCAAGAGCTGCAGGCTCACCCCAACCATGGCAGAACCAGGGTGGCAGAAAGAACTCAGCAAATGAAAACCAGGAAAGACTGAGTGGTAATTATGGGAAGATGCCCCACATTCCAAACATAATCAGACTGGGCATTCTTTTCCTCTCgaattctttctcattcttttccaTTGTGCAGAACTTGTTTCTcctcttgttttctctctcttctcatccATGTGTGCAATTTAAGCATTTACCAAAGGCACCTGATGACAACTTAATCAGAGTGCAGACAGGTGGGGCTCTGTATATGGCACCAACCTGTGGCAAgtccaggaaggagaggaaaagaagagccCCTAAGGTGCAAGACTCAGGTGTTGACAGGTGCAGCAGAATGAGAAAGAGCAGTGTTATGTCctcagaatgaaaaaagaaataccacTTAGACAGGTTTCCAAAATGGTATACTACTCTGTTACGTCACTGGAGAACTGTGATTCCGAACAGCAAACTGAAGCCACTTCTGTGACAGTCTGGGAGGTCACTGTCACTGAGGTCACCAGAAGCTCTCTGGTTCTAGTGTCGTGACAGTCACTGGCTAGTGACTGAGAAGCATTGGGGTAAAAGGGGTATTTTGCCTTGAAATTATCTCCGCCCACCAGCAGGCCTTCTAATGGGAGTACATTCTTCAGTTGCCAGGCAGAGCACGGGAGTACAGAAAAGCAAACTGTAGGCTCAGGCAGTTTCTGGAGACCAGCAGACCAGGGCTGACTCTTTCTGAATAGGAAGTGAAGTCCCGGTTCCACTCAGGAAGGAGACTGGGCAGGAGAAACTGGGGGAGACACTCGGTGTGCGCTGTTGCACATGTTGTCTTCTTGATGAGCTTCTCAAACTAGCTAGAGGGGCACTGAGGTTGGGAATCAGCCTCCTGTCCCCTGCCGAAGCAGAAATCAGTAGATCTTCCAAGGTGGTGGCCAGAGAAGGTCCTGGCCTGCTGGCTTGCATCTTGTCGCTGTAGTCTGTGTCTGACTTCTGGTCCTCCAAAGACATCTTGAAAACATCAGACCACAAGGGACATCCTGGTTGGAAACTCACTCTGGGGAAAAGCAGAAAGAGTCTAACATTAAACTAGAAGATACTTAAAGAAAGCAACAACACAAGAGTTGGCTCACTGGGCGGAGTCCAGAACCTGTTCACAGCAGGCACATCCTGACTCTGAACTTGTGTTGATGTCCCCAAGCCTCAAACGGGGCTGAAGCCCACAAATAGCAGACAGAACTCTGTTCCAGGCCTGCAGAATGACTTACCAGCGCCTTAAGAATAGCTACTATGTTTACCCCGTGCTCCCAGTAGCAAGGGAGGATGGTGTACTATAGACCTGAAGCCCCTGAAAGTTTCCTCCCTACTCACAGTACTTTGGCCATTgctttcttctatttaaaaaacaaaaggcaattGTTTGGAGGGATTAATGACAGgtcaagccttttttttttttttttctgttgctactCCTTCTCCCTATACTCTCCATTAAGGAAAATCTCCCTTGGACTATGGAAAAGCAACATGGCCGGGAGGCGGAGTAACTGAGCAGGGGCAGAGGCACTCGGTTGTGGAGAGCTGCCTCCAAAGTAGGGCTGGAAGCCACTCTGGCACCTCACTGTGGACATCTGGGACAGACCCCCGGTGTTTGTCAGAGGTCCAGGTCTCAGGTTCGGCGGCTGAGGGACAGAGTGGGTTGTCTGCATTTAGACAGCAACAGTCTACATAGCCACTcaaggggggggggggtgtggaaTATAAAGGAACTGGGCAGCTGAGCTGGGACCCAGGATTTCCTGCACACCCACGAGGCACAGTACACAGTTTACACTCAGTAAAAtgtgaaaggaggaaagaaaaagcaagctGTCCTTTGTAAAGAGCAGGGGTTCCTAACCTTCTCTGGATGGGGGCTCTTTCAAGAACTTTCTTCGAGTTACGGCGATGGGGAGTGTGCACCCAGCACCCCCGCGCTCAAAGCTCCTTCGACGCCGCCTTTGGCTTTCTGCCCTTCCCAACTCTGCAGGGCCACGTGCTCCCTCCCTTCGCCCGCTGCACCCGCGAGGACCCGGACGCCCCCGCGACCCCCGCCCACCGTTTTCTTGGCGGGCTCCTTCTTCCTGCGCTTCTCCGAGCCGCCGTGGTGCGGCAGGTCGCGGCTGCGCCAGGACGGGCCGCGGCTCAGCTCCCGCTCGCTGTAGGGCGGCAGCGTGTCGTCGGGCTCGAGTTCCGCGTCGCCGGGCCGGGACTCGAAGGGGGCGGGCGGAGACCAGGCGTAGTAGGAGGCGCTGCGCGGGCCGAGCTGCGCGCCGCGCCGCGCGGGCGTCTCCAGGCTGCCGCCGCGGCCCGCGCCCTCGGCCCGCTCGGACGCGCCGCCCAGGTACGCGTGCTCGTACTTGCGCGCGGTGCCCGGCGTGCGGCTCACCAGGCGCGGCAGGGGCGCGTCCTCCGGCCAGCCGCGCTCTGCGTCCAGCGGCTCGCGGCTGCGGCCGCGCCCGTACAGCTCCTCCAGCGGCCCGTCTTGGAGGAGGCCCGTGCGCGCGCGCTCGAAGCGGCTGCCGGCCCGCGGCTCCAGGCCATTGCCGTCGGCGTGGCGCCGCGGGCCGTAGGAGTCGGCGAAGGCCGCCAGTTCGTCCATGGAGACTGCGGGCACCCCGGGGGCGAAGTTCTTCCGCGACAGCATCTCGGACTTGGAGCGCTGCTGGCTGCGGACAGAGGAGTGGTGGGTCAGTGGGCAGAACCGCAGCCCGTGCGGGCTGGGGCTGGCCTGGAAGCGCACCGGCTCCTGGGCACCTCCCGCTGTCCAGCGAGGGCCCAAACACTCCTTCTGATCGTTATGATGAGCCCTGGTCGGCCACGCGTCTCCGTCTCACGCCACCCGCTCTACGCCCCAGCCAGCGGCAGCGCGCACGGCTGGGGCCCCAGGAGCCTCTGCAGTTTGGGGGCACACTGAGCGGCCTGTTTCGCCCTCCAGCCAAGGGCCAAGTTACCTCTTGGGCAGAGGGACCCCTGCAGTTGGTGAGAGTGAGAGGCGATGTCGACTGTCCTTGAAGGTAAAGGCAGTAAGTGCCATTCATGGGGACGCATCCGGGAACTGGGTAGACTCAGCCTCCCTATGCTTGGTCTTATCAGGCTGGTAAGTGCCTTAGCTTCTGGAAATTTGCCTTCCCAACTTAAAATGGTATATTACAGGTGGCTGCCCGTGAGTCATGGGAATTAAGTGCAACATTATAAAGCGTTGGCGTTTTACCTTTCAGGTAACAAATGATCAAAAACGATGGAGATGATGGGAGTTTTCAGAGGTTATAGGATAAAATGTATCGGGGCAGAGATACGTGAAGGTTCATTAAGGAGCCCAGAGTTCACATTTTCAAAAGGCCTGGAATGATTACTTCTATGCAGTCCCTTCAAGAGTCCTAAGGTCCCCTTGATTAATAAATGTGAGAGAGGGAAGCTCCCCACAGGATGGAAAGAGACCCAGAAGGAGGGACGGTGCTGTTTAGCAACAATCTCAGTTCTACCTGCTTCTGCTCAGCCCCCTGGCGGCCATCACCTGTGCCGGAAGCTCTCCCGATCCTCTTTGTTATACTCCAGGGCTGAGGGTCCCCTGCTGGCCCCACTGCTGCTTCCCATGACACCCGACCAGTAGTCAGGATTGCTCTCCAGGTCCCCAGACACGGGGAATTGCTTGCTCCTCATCTGATGGTAAGACTGGCGGAAGCTGCTGTCCTCTTCATGCAGGGAGCTGAGTTCTGAGATGGTGTTGTTATCTGCAGGGACAGAGATTTCCCCGTGTTAGGTGGGAAGGGCTGAGACCAGAGGCTCCACAAACTCGCGGCTGGGGGCGTCAGGCCTGTCAAGGGTGGGCTCTTCACCTGCAGGTGGTATCTGTGTTTTTGGCAGCAGGAACTGGCTCCCTTGGGAAGCCTACCTGCTTACTTAGAGGGAGGAGTCCTGCCTCTTCTTGGAACAGCAGAACAATTGTTTTTGTTCCCAAGGCTAGCTTCCCAGAACTCAGGCTCCCTGCAGCTGGCCTGGCACATCATCatccatgtatttttctttttcctgtataATTATTTGGTGAGCTGTGATAATCCCAGGTGTGTTGGACCAAAAGGGACAACGAGAGAGAGAAGCACATCTGACAGCATCTTCCCTGCTGTTGACCAGGGCCAAGATGGGGCCTCCAGAGCCAATATTGCCACAGGCCTTCGAGGACTGCTCTTCTGTCCGCTTTCCACTGAGCCCTTCCCCACGAAGCAAGAAGCCCACGAGGTCAGGGGGAGTGCATGCCAGCATCCATACCTTTAGACCACACTCACCCAAGTGGCACCAAATCCGCTCTCCAGGCCTGGAGAGACTTCTTCCCGTGGCCCAGGAGCATTCCAAGTGTGTGGCTGCCATGGGCAAGCTGCTGTTTGGAGGTGTGAGGAGGACAGGGAGTGCCTGCGGCCTGTGGGCCTCCATCTGAGCTAATATGTGAGGTGTGTGTCTAATCACAGCTCCCTCCTTCCCTAAGGGGCTTCTTGCAAAGCACTTGCAAAAAAAGGATCAGAGCCACAGTTGGGAAATtaaagggggggggctggggagggagggtgctGCTGTTTATAGAGCTTTGAAATGgactgaatttcattttatttaaaaaaataaattgagtgaACCTATTTGTAATGTAACAGAAtccatttgttttctaaaatcttttcattaggactttgaaaatattattaaaagcaaTATTTACTAGGTTTAAAGCCTGGCTGTTGAGCAAGAGGTAAGCCAAGATAAGATGTGGGAAGCACAATGTGTCTCAGGTTCCCTCTGATTTTCCCCTCTGAGCTCCAACAGTCCTGGGAAGAACAGAGAATTCTGCCTAGCACTGCGACAGGCCCTCCCCGACACCAAACCTCCTGGCCCCTGCTCGCCAGGAAACCAGCCTTTACCTTGAATGCCATTAGGTTTCATCACATGATCAGTTGGTTTTGAATTATAATctgatttttaattgttttctaccTCTCAAGAAACTTTTCTCTAAGTTTCTgcttattttaaaggaaaataactgAGATACTTTTGATTAATCAATTCTAGAATATTCCTTCTTATGATTCCTATGAATTCCAATTTCCTAGGAACTagacagaaaagaaatttaaatgagaCCTCTGTAAAGTCATGCTGTTGGCTCAGACCTTTCCTTAAATTTCAGGAAACATGACCTTTTTCATCCCTCAGGGAGTGGGCGCTATCCCTGTTTCCCTACTCATAGAACAAACTGTCCAGGATGTGCATTACACTAAAATTGCTGCCACTGAGCACAGACGTCAGCATCCCCACTTCAGAGACAGCCACTGAGGTAGCTCTAAGGAGAGGTAGGCAAACTGtgaagggctgggtttgtgaGCCACAGTGTGACAACCACTCAATTCCACCATCCTACAGGAAGGCAGCCAAAGAGTATATGTAAGTGACGTGGCATGGCTGTTCCAGTAAGACTCTGTTTACAGAAACAGAAGCTGGGACATCTTTGGAGCAGGGGATATTGTTTGCTGACTCCTGCTCTACAATGTTCGGACTTGAAACATCCCAGGAGCAACCTACCACTCGTAAGGTCAAGGCAAATAAGGACCATACTGCCTAGACCTGAGCCTCAGACTCCCAGTCTGACTCCCTGCTTAACCTGAAACCATGAGATCCATGTTACAGCAGGACCTCCAGGAGGGGCCCATTCTGGGACCCACCCTAGGGTTGACTTTGCTCTTCAGAAACACTTCACCTCCATGCATTTACTATAATGTCAACGTGCAGCTTCCAGTGATCTGGGCTCCCGTCCCCCCGGGCCCTGAGTACTGGTGCTGGCCACTTTTCCTCTTTGCCTCACTGTCCTCCTCCGGATCCAACAACCTCAGAGTCCTTTCCAGTCGCAGCAGTCTGGAGCCCTCGGAACGAGGAGGCTGTGGTCACCACAGAAACTACAGCTCACAAGCTTCTTTGGTAAAGATCACAAGATTGGGACTCAGAAGAGCTGGGTTCCACCCTGCTTCTGTCACTGTCCCCCTGGCCTTCTGTTTCCTCATGGTTACACTGCAAAGGTTGGCCAGGCAGTCCCTAAAGTCCCCAGTAACTCTGAGTTTCCACTACCTTATGACCGGCTGGCCCCTGGAGACCACCTGGGTCAATCAGACAGGGGAGTCACCACCTAGACGAGAATCCATTCTTTAGTTTTAATCTTAATTGTTAACTTTTTCTCTGAGCTGTGAGATGCACAGATTTCCTGCCCAGGCTTCTGGATTCCAACTCTGTCTGCCCCTTACAGGGATCCATGACAACACTGCTACCACTAGTTTGTCAAGTGCAGTGACATCTGCATT is a window encoding:
- the Ildr2 gene encoding immunoglobulin-like domain-containing receptor 2 isoform X6 encodes the protein MDRVVLGWIAVFWLTAVAEGLQVTVPDKRKVAMLFQPAVLRCHFSTSSHRPAVVQWKFKSYCQDRVGESLGMSSPRAQSLSKRNLEWDPYLDCLDSRRTVRVVASKQGSTVTLGDFYRGREITIVHDADLQIGKLMWGDSGLYYCVITTPDDLEGKNEDSVELLVLVRKGYRIQADKERDSMKVLYYVEKELAQFDPARRMRGRYNNTISELSSLHEEDSSFRQSYHQMRSKQFPVSGDLESNPDYWSGVMGSSSGASRGPSALEYNKEDRESFRHSQQRSKSEMLSRKNFAPGVPAVSMDELAAFADSYGPRRHADGNGLEPRAGSRFERARTGLLQDGPLEELYGRGRSREPLDAERGWPEDAPLPRLVSRTPGTARKYEHAYLGGASERAEGAGRGGSLETPARRGAQLGPRSASYYAWSPPAPFESRPGDAELEPDDTLPPYSERELSRGPSWRSRDLPHHGGSEKRRKKEPAKKTSEFPTRMSLVV
- the Ildr2 gene encoding immunoglobulin-like domain-containing receptor 2 isoform X3, whose translation is MDRVVLGWIAVFWLTAVAEGLQVTVPDKRKVAMLFQPAVLRCHFSTSSHRPAVVQWKFKSYCQDRVGESLGMSSPRAQSLSKRNLEWDPYLDCLDSRRTVRVVASKQGSTVTLGDFYRGREITIVHDADLQIGKLMWGDSGLYYCVITTPDDLEGKNEDSVELLVLGRTGLLADLLPSFAVEIMPEWVFVGLVILGVFLFFVLVGICWCQCCPHSCCCYVRCPCCPDSCCCPQAFRKGYRIQADKERDSMKVLYYVEKELAQFDPARRMRGRYNNTISELSSLHEEDSSFRQSYHQMRSKQFPVSGDLESNPDYWSGVMGSSSGASRGPSALEYNKEDRESFRHSQQRSKSEMLSRKNFAPGVPAVSMDELAAFADSYGPRRHADGNGLEPRAGSRFERARTGLLQDGPLEELYGRGRSREPLDAERGWPEDAPLPRLVSRTPGTARKYEHAYLGGASERAEGAGRGGSLETPARRGAQLGPRSASYYAWSPPAPFESRPGDAELEPDDTLPPYSERELSRGPSWRSRDLPHHGGSEKRRKKEPAKKTSEFPTRMSLVV
- the Ildr2 gene encoding immunoglobulin-like domain-containing receptor 2 isoform X5 — translated: MDRVVLGWIAVFWLTAVAEGLQVTVPDKRKVAMLFQPAVLRCHFSTSSHRPAVVQWKFKSYCQDRVGESLGMSSPRAQSLSKRNLEWDPYLDCLDSRRTVRVVASKQGSTVTLGDFYRGREITIVHDADLQIGKLMWGDSGLYYCVITTPDDLEGKNEDSVELLVLGRTGLLADLLPSFAVEIMPVRKGYRIQADKERDSMKVLYYVEKELAQFDPARRMRGRYNNTISELSSLHEEDSSFRQSYHQMRSKQFPVSGDLESNPDYWSGVMGSSSGASRGPSALEYNKEDRESFRHSQQRSKSEMLSRKNFAPGVPAVSMDELAAFADSYGPRRHADGNGLEPRAGSRFERARTGLLQDGPLEELYGRGRSREPLDAERGWPEDAPLPRLVSRTPGTARKYEHAYLGGASERAEGAGRGGSLETPARRGAQLGPRSASYYAWSPPAPFESRPGDAELEPDDTLPPYSERELSRGPSWRSRDLPHHGGSEKRRKKEPAKKTSEFPTRMSLVV
- the Ildr2 gene encoding immunoglobulin-like domain-containing receptor 2 isoform X4, which encodes MDRVVLGWIAVFWLTAVAEGLQVTVPDKRKVAMLFQPAVLRCHFSTSSHRPAVVQWKFKSYCQDRVGESLGMSSPRAQSLSKRNLEWDPYLDCLDSRRTVRVVASKQGSTVTLGDFYRGREITIVHDADLQIGKLMWGDSGLYYCVITTPDDLEGKNEDSVELLVLEWVFVGLVILGVFLFFVLVGICWCQCCPHSCCCYVRCPCCPDSCCCPQAFRKGYRIQADKERDSMKVLYYVEKELAQFDPARRMRGRYNNTISELSSLHEEDSSFRQSYHQMRSKQFPVSGDLESNPDYWSGVMGSSSGASRGPSALEYNKEDRESFRHSQQRSKSEMLSRKNFAPGVPAVSMDELAAFADSYGPRRHADGNGLEPRAGSRFERARTGLLQDGPLEELYGRGRSREPLDAERGWPEDAPLPRLVSRTPGTARKYEHAYLGGASERAEGAGRGGSLETPARRGAQLGPRSASYYAWSPPAPFESRPGDAELEPDDTLPPYSERELSRGPSWRSRDLPHHGGSEKRRKKEPAKKTSEFPTRMSLVV